AAaataacttacaaaaaaaaaaaaaaaggaataatgcTACAATACAATTCTACCATTAGAATTGCACTATAgttcaattataaataaaaaaactaatattttatttacttattttatcaATTCTTTTCTCTGACCagagtttttgggttttaagtttttgtctttatttgagttttaggatatattatattttattatgaaaataaattattttaatgtattgtattataaaataaaaattaaaatgttaaaaatattataaaataatatgatataatatataaaataattttttaaaacggtataatttgtaaaataattttttaaaacggtaaaataagatgagattgaattttgagatttgaAGCTTAACACTTGAAAAGTTGTGGCCGACACGTAACTGCAGCGTAGATCACGTACCAACCATGAATCGAAATAGTTTGATTAATGCACCTCGTATTGCACATCACGTATGACTTATGACCTATGCTCACCATCTTGATGTATAATGAATCTTAAAAGTTGGTGGACACTGACCAATTTGCTGGCAAATTTAGTGAAACCCCAAAACAAGAATGCTATTATTATATGCCTCGCTGTCTGCCTAGAAAAGCAAACTCCATTTCTTgccttttcaaatttttgtaaaacaaaaaaactgattttcaaaATTGGGAAATTTTAACAAGTACAATGTGATacttgtaaacttttttttttttttttttgtgtttcacttaaaaaagaaaaaaaaattatcaaaaaattgtcaaaaaagatgaaaaaaactgccaaaaattgaaaaattttcaaaaattaaaaaaattacctaaaaaattacttaaaagtGTCTTATTAACGGTTAACTTACTGTACCTAACAACACAACCCTTCAAAATTTAACGAGAATACAAAACTCAAGGTCTAGATCGATGTGGCCACCGACGTTCACATGATTTTTTACTAAGAATTTCCCGTGATGACCACATTCTCGAAAATAACAATACACATCACATCATTATCATTGTGGTTGGATCCAATTGATAGCTCTTAATTAAATACATCGAATTactctttaatttaatttagttcACACTAAGGTAAAATTTTCTTCTCGATGGATCATTTTTAACTCACTTTGCTGGGGAGTCTTTTCACTGAATATTGGTGAAAATTATGTTTATGGGTAATATGTGGTTTgtggtaagtttttatttttttttttatataaaataaaaattttatcctAACTTAATCTATTATTAGAGGTGTAAAATTTCTTCTTGAAGACTTAAATTTCGGTATTATTCCCTACAtctcacaaacacttatataGTTATATGTATGAAATAACTATCACACTAAAGATGTGTGGTGGTATTTGTGGCAAGCTATTGAAGGGATTGAAGAAAAAGGCATAAAAATATAGCATTTGGTACAAGATAATATTTTAAGATTCTCAGGATGTTTAAAAATTCTATCATGTTGGTAAATCACGCTAAATAATCCGatggaaatctgaattttccTCTTTCCATAATTTGATTCGAATATTCATTGCGCGAGATTTGGAACTATACTGCAgctggattttcttttttgtctttctttttccatattAGTTATCATCAATTGCCAGCATCAAGTCTTTCTCTTTCCATACTAGACAGAATGGGCAAATTTTATTTTCGACGTTATCATCAATTGCCTGCCTAATTGGAACTTGGACACGAGTCGCAAAATCCACCACTGAAGATTGATCGAGAAAATTTGACATTGAAAGTACAGCTACTTCTATTTCTTTCCCAACTACCAGCAGAGTGAAAGCCACTTTCATCGAACTTCCAACTTTGTTTGGTGCCACGAGtattcaattcaatatgttCGGTTTTCAATAGTTTCGTGCTACATTTCGTTTGTCACAAAAAAAACAAGTTGACCCCATCACCAAAGCTCTGTCTTCAGTGTCTTGTAGTCCCACTATTTTGGGGTTGAAgtgattaaaatattaaataaaaatttactccttttttaaaaaaaaatttacgttAGCAGTTTTCTTAAATCCTTGAATATTGACCAGTGTAGACTGCCGACCAAGTTCTATCCAGAATCCCTTAGATTTTTTACATTATCTTAATCTGGTTGGTAAATAAGgattagaaaaattaaacagAGGGCACAACTTGACGTAAAACACTGTTAAAGATAGAGGGCGATCTATGGAAAAGAATGTGTGTCATGGTGTGATaatgtaaatttcttttttgacagGTGTTTTCCACTGATTTGAATCAGTGACTATTCACCTGAACCATGATTGATTCATAGACGTAGATTAGTAAAGGGTTGACTAATTTGCTTTTTCTAATTGGTTCATCATTGCCAGCACCGGGCAGCCTCAATAACTTTCCCATTAATGTAATCAAATACTAGTTAACCATTGTTCCTTCCATGTATTTTCGTTTGGACCCAACAAAATTCTCAGCTCATAAGAAAATTTTCGAACTGTAATTagcaaaacaatgaaaaaaaaaaagaaacgcaAACACCAAATTAAAAGGAGTAGAAAAACCTCGTCATCATTTTACTCCATGACTTGTAGTATCACACTATCACATACTCTAATTTAGTTACCACAAACTATTTACAAATCATActatttttccctttcaaaacaacaaattgaaaacaaaagaaaacctaagatgaaaaacaaaaaagttgcttgtgttttttcttgtttctctatttctttcttctttgtttttcatgGGTGCTAATTGTATTGACCGAGTATGTaacaaacaaaaagtaaaaaactaattagCGTCACAGATGGTGTCACCTTGCCAAGTCCACACAATGTCTTTGAGTGCAGGCCTAACATCATGCTCACAAAACTTAGCATATTCCAAAGTATCACCAGAAGACTTCGAGAATTCAACAATGGCAACCTCGGGGGCAACCTCGAACACCTCTGCCATAACAGCTAGTTTCCCTTTGCGCCCTTCCAATTTGCCCTCCATTTTCACCTTGAAATCCTTCACTTTACACACCTTATAACTCAGCCCCTTCGCCACTGCCTCGATCTTCGATACGATTGCTGAGGCTGTACATTTCGAGGTGAACATAGACCCCACCTTCCTCTTGTTCTCGAACAAACTCGACAAGTCAAACCCGGAAGACATCGAGGAAATGAACTCGAACGCGTTAAAAAACTTGGGCGTATTGGGttcttcttcaacttcctcGATCTCGACCTTGACTTTGTCAGCATCTAATTGAGTCTGATCATTATGGATCACAGTTTCATTGATCGAAAACCCTTTGCGAAACCAAGGGACGCGCATTATAGCCGGAATCGAGATCCTCCTATCTGGGTCCGTAACAAGGAGTTTCGAAATCAATCGCTTGGAATCGAACGAAAACCATGGTGGAAACTCGTACTCAGCTTTGAAAATCTTGGAATACATTTTCATCAAATTCTCATCTTGAAAAGGAAGAAACCCAGCGAGCAACACATATAGAACGACCCCACATGACCAAATGTCAGCCTTGGATCCATCGTACCCTCTTCTCTTCAAAACCTCCGGTGCCACGTAAGCAGGGGTCCCGCACTGAGTGTGCAAAAGACCGTCGTTTCGTAGCTGTTCAGGTAAAGCGGATAGACCAAAGTCGGAGACTTTAAGGTTCTCGTTCTCGTCGAGTAAGAGGTTTTCTGGCTTGAGGTCTCGATGTGACACACCTCTGCTGTGACAGAAATCAACGGCGCTGATCAGCTGTTGGAAGTATTTGCGAGCTGAATCTTCTTTGAGCTTTCCTTTGGCTACCTTGGCGAAGAGCTCGCCTCCTTTAACGTATTCCATGACGAAGAAAATCTTGGTTTTTGTGGCCAACACTTCTTTGAGCTCCACCACGTTGGGGTGGCGAACTAGGCGCATCACTGAGATCTCACGCTTGATTTGCTCCATCATACCTTCTTTCTTCCTCACTTGCTCCTTGTTTATCACTTTGATCGCTACGCTTTCACCTGTGACGATTTCTTTGCCGTAGTAAACCTTTGCGAAAGTCCCTTTGCCTAAGAACCTTCCCATCTCGTATTTCCCAAACAAAACGTTCCTCTCCTCCATGgattcaaacaaaaacaaaaatacagaTTGTGAATTGATAATGATATTGGGATTTgcataaaactaaaattttttcaaacgTTGCTTTGgtaaaaagaaatgaatttgggttttgggattATAACACTGAACGAATACGGTGTAaaggaatccaagaaagaacgGCAGAGATGCAAATTTTGAAGGATTCCATGAAAGGGTTTTAGAGGatcatagaaaaagaaagagagtgtgtgtgtttgaGGGATTTATTAAGTAATTATTTTCAAAGGAGTTGAGAAAGACGAGGAGGAAGGTTGGCTTGTGACGATTGGAGGTTGGAGCACCTGGTATTTTTCGTGGGTGCACATAGATTgaaaataattgtgaaatttttataTAGGAGAGTTGCCAAATGGGAAGAGGACACGTTGGAGGGAGAGATTGGAGAAGAGacttctaattttatttatttatttattagaatcgACAtctaaattattgatttttttttttggagaaaataaattatttaaatgttcggtctcttctccatctttcatttattttctagaCCTCTAGACTTCTAGTACGGTGAGTTATCTCTGCAGTCTCTGTTGTTGAGTTGATTGCCCGTCATATTTTGATACACACATGGCAGTCGGTAAGTCGGATGGGTCCCGTTAGGCATGATTGGATTCGACCCATAATTCTTGGATTAAAGCGATTACAAAATCTATAATATTAATGCTATTCTAATGGCATAATGCGGGTTCATTCCACAATTATAAGTGTTTATAAgatgtgaaaataaaaaatgtaagtgattattaataaataaaaaagtaatattaatagtGGGtatagatgaaaaccaataaacgTGCGTTTGCCTAGAAATAAagttgcgttttgcgtttttgGTTGGGtctcacagcactattcacaacCCAGCCAAACTTGTGAAAACGCAAATTTCTAGGTAAATCCTAGGTTCCATTGCATTATtcataacttaaaaattattttgctacattatttttaataataagtttttagttttcaacaaaataagcagtattcaaacaaaccctaaaaggTTGgccacatcaataatttgtaaaaatgtaaaatattttataactataacattactctttataatatttttactaagtgttaatgTAAGAAATCATTGCTAATTTTCATCTCAGCTTAAtactaatatcactttttcttttttaatttctaataactattcatcatatcaatagtttgtaaattaATTTGTAACTTTAGCGTGGTTTCCAATCTATAACTCTTTggtctctattttatttttgttgtttttataatattagtaaaatattaattttagcCTAAATGCAAAACGACACCCTTTTTGGAATGCTTAATGGAGGAGTACAAATGATTAAATGAAGACTAACATAAACCTCAATTAAATAAGTTTGAAACTTAGAAGACTTGATTGAATTAATGTAAAGTTAGAtgcctaaaataaaatttgatcagATTTAGAGGAtgcaatgtgtattttttttttttaaaaattcttagTGATAGTACCTTTTTAA
This genomic stretch from Castanea sativa cultivar Marrone di Chiusa Pesio chromosome 1, ASM4071231v1 harbors:
- the LOC142621466 gene encoding CBL-interacting serine/threonine-protein kinase 5-like, with amino-acid sequence MEERNVLFGKYEMGRFLGKGTFAKVYYGKEIVTGESVAIKVINKEQVRKKEGMMEQIKREISVMRLVRHPNVVELKEVLATKTKIFFVMEYVKGGELFAKVAKGKLKEDSARKYFQQLISAVDFCHSRGVSHRDLKPENLLLDENENLKVSDFGLSALPEQLRNDGLLHTQCGTPAYVAPEVLKRRGYDGSKADIWSCGVVLYVLLAGFLPFQDENLMKMYSKIFKAEYEFPPWFSFDSKRLISKLLVTDPDRRISIPAIMRVPWFRKGFSINETVIHNDQTQLDADKVKVEIEEVEEEPNTPKFFNAFEFISSMSSGFDLSSLFENKRKVGSMFTSKCTASAIVSKIEAVAKGLSYKVCKVKDFKVKMEGKLEGRKGKLAVMAEVFEVAPEVAIVEFSKSSGDTLEYAKFCEHDVRPALKDIVWTWQGDTICDAN